Proteins encoded together in one Macadamia integrifolia cultivar HAES 741 chromosome 8, SCU_Mint_v3, whole genome shotgun sequence window:
- the LOC122087391 gene encoding myb family transcription factor IPN2 isoform X2: MFQSKKPTMNAHERPMCVQGDSGLVLTTDPKPRLRWTVELHERFVDAVTQLGGPDKATPKTIMRVMGVKGLTLYHLKSHLQKFRLGKQPHKDFNDHSVKEGERGLDLQRNAASSSGMMGRSMNENVQISDALRMQMEVQRRLHEQLEVQRHLQLRIEAQGKYMQSILEKAFQTLAGETMGSGSYKGVNNQGVMEMGSMKDFGSSMNFPSLQDLHIYGEQVDHIQPHMDRSSLEGFMPAKRPSSYSGSSKNPLMWSDDLRLQELGTAAACLGTQEDAFKGDHLQIGSATMERSAADMDSLSDVYEAKPILSGDGVGDQKKFEASSKLERPSPRRTSLSVERINPMIKGGTLPQGRNLPNYG, translated from the exons ATGTTCCAATCCAAGAAGCCTACTATGAATGCACATGAAAGGCCTATGTGTGTTCAAGGTGACTCTGGGCTTGTCCTCACAACAGACCCAAAGCCTCGCCTTCGGTGGACTGTCGAGCTTCATGAGCGATTCGTCGATGCTGTAACTCAGCTTGGAGGACCAGACA AGGCCACACCAAAAACCATCATGAGAGTTATGGGTGTCAAGGGTCTTACTCTATACCATCTTAAGAGCCATCTTCAG AAATTCAGGCTTGGGAAGCAGCCACATAAGGATTTTAATGATCACTCAGTTAAGGAGGGTGAGAGAG GCTTAGATCTTCAGCGAAATGCTGCTTCATCTTCCGGGATGATGGGTCGAAGCATGAACGA GAATGTTCAGATAAGTGATGCACTTAGGATGCAAATGGAAGTACAAAGGAGATTGCATGAACAACTGGAG GTACAAAGGCACCTCCAGTTAAGAATTGAAGCACAAGGGAAGTATATGCAATCCATACTGGAGAAAGCTTTTCAAACACTAGCGGGTGAAACCATGGGCTCAGGAAGTTACAAGGGTGTCAATAATCAAGGAGTTATGGAAATGGGTTCTATGAAAGATTTTGGTTCTTCAATGAATTTCCCTTCACTTCAAGACCTACACATATATGGAGAGCAAGTCGATCATATACAGCCACATATGGACAGATCATCTCTTGAAGGATTCATGCCTGCCAAGAGGCCTAGTTCTTATAGTGGTAGTAGCAAAAATCCTTTAATGTGGTCTGATGACCTTAGACTACAAGAATTAGGAACAGCAGCAGCTTGTCTAGGCACTCAAGAAGATGCATTCAAGGGTGACCATCTTCAAATTGGTTCAGCCACTATGGAGAGGAGTGCAGCAGATATGGATTCCTTATCAGATGTTTATGAAGCCAAGCCAATCCTCTCTGGTGATGGTGTTGGAgatcaaaaaaaatttgaggcTTCATCAAAGCTTGAAAGACCGTCGCCGCGAAGAACATCGCTTTCAGTGGAGAGAATCAATCCTATGATCAAAGGTGGTACCTTACCTCAAGGAAGAAATTTGCCTAATTATGGTTGA
- the LOC122087391 gene encoding myb family transcription factor IPN2 isoform X1, producing MFQSKKPTMNAHERPMCVQGDSGLVLTTDPKPRLRWTVELHERFVDAVTQLGGPDKATPKTIMRVMGVKGLTLYHLKSHLQKFRLGKQPHKDFNDHSVKEGERGLDLQRNAASSSGMMGRSMNDRNVQISDALRMQMEVQRRLHEQLEVQRHLQLRIEAQGKYMQSILEKAFQTLAGETMGSGSYKGVNNQGVMEMGSMKDFGSSMNFPSLQDLHIYGEQVDHIQPHMDRSSLEGFMPAKRPSSYSGSSKNPLMWSDDLRLQELGTAAACLGTQEDAFKGDHLQIGSATMERSAADMDSLSDVYEAKPILSGDGVGDQKKFEASSKLERPSPRRTSLSVERINPMIKGGTLPQGRNLPNYG from the exons ATGTTCCAATCCAAGAAGCCTACTATGAATGCACATGAAAGGCCTATGTGTGTTCAAGGTGACTCTGGGCTTGTCCTCACAACAGACCCAAAGCCTCGCCTTCGGTGGACTGTCGAGCTTCATGAGCGATTCGTCGATGCTGTAACTCAGCTTGGAGGACCAGACA AGGCCACACCAAAAACCATCATGAGAGTTATGGGTGTCAAGGGTCTTACTCTATACCATCTTAAGAGCCATCTTCAG AAATTCAGGCTTGGGAAGCAGCCACATAAGGATTTTAATGATCACTCAGTTAAGGAGGGTGAGAGAG GCTTAGATCTTCAGCGAAATGCTGCTTCATCTTCCGGGATGATGGGTCGAAGCATGAACGA CAGGAATGTTCAGATAAGTGATGCACTTAGGATGCAAATGGAAGTACAAAGGAGATTGCATGAACAACTGGAG GTACAAAGGCACCTCCAGTTAAGAATTGAAGCACAAGGGAAGTATATGCAATCCATACTGGAGAAAGCTTTTCAAACACTAGCGGGTGAAACCATGGGCTCAGGAAGTTACAAGGGTGTCAATAATCAAGGAGTTATGGAAATGGGTTCTATGAAAGATTTTGGTTCTTCAATGAATTTCCCTTCACTTCAAGACCTACACATATATGGAGAGCAAGTCGATCATATACAGCCACATATGGACAGATCATCTCTTGAAGGATTCATGCCTGCCAAGAGGCCTAGTTCTTATAGTGGTAGTAGCAAAAATCCTTTAATGTGGTCTGATGACCTTAGACTACAAGAATTAGGAACAGCAGCAGCTTGTCTAGGCACTCAAGAAGATGCATTCAAGGGTGACCATCTTCAAATTGGTTCAGCCACTATGGAGAGGAGTGCAGCAGATATGGATTCCTTATCAGATGTTTATGAAGCCAAGCCAATCCTCTCTGGTGATGGTGTTGGAgatcaaaaaaaatttgaggcTTCATCAAAGCTTGAAAGACCGTCGCCGCGAAGAACATCGCTTTCAGTGGAGAGAATCAATCCTATGATCAAAGGTGGTACCTTACCTCAAGGAAGAAATTTGCCTAATTATGGTTGA
- the LOC122087506 gene encoding integrator complex subunit 9 — protein MKFTCLSKGKGFHFLPCQMINMCGFRILVDCPIDLSALRIFSPIPTYSYHTPDVQFSNSLTENSVSDSGDQKRRRVNEALEADDLIKSVPWYKTVNTMHLLDISSIDVILISSPMGILGLPFLTRNKNLSAKIYATEAAVRIGQLMMEDLVSMHMEYRQIYGPEEDRFPHWLKWEELETLPSELKEIIMGKDGADLGSWQPLYNITDVKDCMQKVQSVKFAEEVCYNGTLIMKAFSSGLEIGASNWTIYGPRKKISLLSSSIFESAHAMNFDYSSLQGNDLILFSDFSLLHDGVDVSKDSFDHMNQIETEVNNPTVSDFSALRYDDNDGKNFIQSLNDTEEYSDEMDKLAFICSCAIDSITQGGSVLVPIGRLGIMLQLLEQISQSLESANLNAPILLISSVAEELLAYTNIVPEWLCKLRQQKLYSGDALFGHVELIKEKKLYLFPAVHSANLLKMWQEPCIVFSPHWCLRLGPVVHLLHRWCRDQHCLLILEQEVDTALALAPFKPVAMKVLQCSFLSGMKVQKIQPLLEILQPKSVLFPEDLKQNLAIKMNSCSFIYYSENEIVRVPTVTDDFEVDLATDLAFQLQPRRMKQGNMAIARLKGKLHVYHGKYFLVSERELIDFSQSRMLQQYCTGSEKGTLLQWGLLDPKLLLLVLQEKGIAGLVDEDRNTREHNACFLRIYEPKDALIEITPTQTVISTADETLASTLFEAINNFLESI, from the exons ATGAAGTTT ACATGTTTGAGCAAAGGGAAGGGCTTCCATTTTCTGCCATGTCAGATGATCAATATGTGTGGGTTCCGGATTTTAGTTGATTGCCCTATTGACCTTTCGGCGCTCAGAATcttctctcctattcccacttaTTCTTATCATACCCCAGATGTTCAGTTCTCAAATTCTTTAACAGAGAATTCAGTTTCTGATTCTGGGGATCAGAAAAGGCGTAGAGTCAATGAAGCTCTTGAAGCAGATGATCTGATTAAATCAGTGCCTTGGTATAAGACTGTTAATACAATGCACCTACTGGATATTTCATCCATTGACGTTATATTAATCTCCAGCCCAATGGGTATCCTTGGGCTGCCATTTCTTACTCGAAATAAGAATCTCTCTGCCAAG ATTTATGCAACTGAGGCAGCTGTAAGGATTGGACAGCTTATGATGGAAGATCTTGTTTCAATGCATATGGAATATAGGCAAATTTATGGGCCTGAGGAGGACAGGTTCCCTCATTGGTTGAAATGGGAGGAGCTCGAAACGCTTCCATCTGAATTGAAGGAGATTATAATGGGAAAAGATGGGGCAGATTTGGGTAGTTGGCAACCCTTGTATAA TATAACAGATGTGAAGGATTGTATGCAGAAAGTCCAATCTGTCAAATTTGCCGAAGAAGTATGCTACAATGGAACATTGATCATGAAAGCATTTAGTTCTGGCCTGGAAATAGGAGCATCTAACTGGACAATATAtggtccaagaaaaaaaatttcccttttgtCAAGCTCCATCTTTGAATCTGCTCATGCAATGAATTTCGACTACAGTTCTCTTCAAGGGAATGATCTGATCTTATTTTCAGATTTCTCATTGTTGCATGATGGGGTTGATGTTAGTAAGGATTCCTTTGACCATATGAATCAGATAGAAACAGAGGTCAACAATCCAACTGTCTCTGATTTCTCAGCCCTAAG GTATGATGATAATGATGGGAAGAATTTCATTCAATCACTCAATGACACTGAAGAATATTCAGATGAGATGGACAAGCTTGCATTCATATGCTCCTGTGCCATAGACTCTATTACACAAGGAGGTTCTGTCCTTGTACCCATCGGTCGACTTGGAATTATGCTGCAGCTTTTGGAGCAGATATCACAATCTCTAGAATCTGCAAACCTAAAT GCACCCATATTGCTTATATCTAGTGTGGCAGAAGAACTGTTAGCATACACCAATATTGTGCCTGAATGGTTATGCAAGCTGCGTCAACAAAAG CTGTATTCTGGCGATGCATTGTTTGGGCATGTGGAGctcataaaagaaaagaagctttATTTGTTTCCTGCAGTTCATTCAGCTAATTTACT GAAAATGTGGCAGGAACCTTGTATAGTGTTTTCTCCTCACTGGTGTCTGCGGCTTGGTCCTGTTGTTCACTTGCTTCATCGATGGTGTAGGGATCAACACTGTTTACTTATACTGGAG CAAGAGGTGGATACTGCTCTTGCCCTTGCGCCTTTCAAGCCAGTAGCTATGAAGGTCCTTCAGTGTTCATTTCTTTCTGGAATGAA GGTGCAGAAAATTCAGCCTTTGCTAGAGATTTTACAGCCAAAATCTGTTCTG TTCCCTGAGGATTTAAAACAAAATCTTGCTATCAAGATGAATTCGTGTTCATTCATTTACTACTCTGAAAATGAAATTGTACGTGTTCCAACTGTGACGGATGATTTTGAGGTTGACTTGGCTACAGACTTAGCATTCCAGCTTCAGCCAAGAAGAATGAAACAGGGAAACATGGCAATCGCAAGATTGAAGGGGAAGCTACATGTATATCATGGAAAATATTTCTTGGTATCCGAAAGGGAATTGATTGATTTTTCACAAAGTCGAATGCTCCAGCAATATTGTACAGGTTCAGAAAAGGGAACACTCCTGCAATGGGGTCTGCTTGATCCAAAGCTCCTATTGCTAGTGTTGCAGGAAAAGGGAATTGCTGGGTTGGTGGATGAAGACAGAAATACCAGAGAACATAATGCGTGTTTTCTACGCATCTATGAGCCTAAAGATGCTTTGATAGAAATTACTCCAACACAGACTGTAATCAGTACAGCAGATGAGACTTTGGCATCTACTCTTTTTGAAGCTATAAACAATTTTTTGGAAAGCATTTAA
- the LOC122086014 gene encoding 28S ribosomal protein S33, mitochondrial-like has protein sequence MSSGSLRSMLAAAAIRGVTEARAKIFGHVLNPTGQRSPHKILRKKLIGEKVAQWYPHDIKKDDPLVMARQEQERLSKLEMLKRRGKGPPKKGQGRRAVKRSK, from the exons ATGAGTAGCGGCAGCCTGAGGAGCATGCTGGCGGCAGCGGCCATAAGAGGAGTAACAGAGGCGAGGGCGAAGATATTTGGTCACGTTCTGAACCCAACAGGACAGAGATCACCGCACAAGATCCTCCGTAAGAAGCTCATCGGCGAGAAAGTCGCTCAATGGTACCCTCATGACATCAAGAAGGACGACCCACTTGTCATGGCCCGTCAGGAACAAGA GCGCTTGTCTAAACTAGAAATGTTGAAGCGGCGTGGGAAGGGTCCACCCAAGAAAGGCCAAGGAAGACGTGCTGTTAAACGTAGCAAATAG